A window of Fusarium oxysporum Fo47 chromosome II, complete sequence genomic DNA:
TTTCTTTGCTTACCGAGTCGCTCAAGTATTCAGCGTCGCTTTTCCAGTCACAGATCTGATGAGCATAGAATGCTTCGAGAAGTTGGACATGTTCGCTTGAGAGCTGTGCTAGATTAGCCGCTAACCTTGGAAGAAACAGATATGAAATTGACCTACCGGTTCCCAGCTGTTGTCGTTTTCGTCGCAACAACATCCCTTGGAGCCATCTGTAAAGAGATCAGCAAAAGAAGTTATGTCGAATCATGAACATTCACTTGCCCTTACTGCGAAGTGCGCAACCAGTGGAAGAGCATCCGGTATAGGCGGCTCCGTTCCGCCCTTTTGCGGCAGACGCAGGAAGCCAATTGAATGAAGCCTGAAGGCAATGGATACAGTGGTGCCTTTCTTTCGTTAGTTCATCATCGCAAACATTCATCCATGCGAAGGTGATGGAGTAAGGTGAACTCACATTTTGGGCACCTCGGTTGTCGGCATCCTCGAACACACCGGCAACAGGGCGAGAGATCTCGTAAATTAACTAAAAGTGGCCGCAcgaacaagaagaaagccgTACGCTGTTCACTGGTTAGCATAGAATAAGAGGTTACTGGATGCCAATTGTAGTTGTGTATTGCGGCTGGCTGGGGTACATACGAAGCTGAGGAAGGTGGTGTTGAAAGGAGATTGAAAAAGAGAGGATTCCAACCGCGAATGCAGTATCAAGCTCCTGGCGCACGGCCCATTTTCATGCTGTCTTTAAGGTCGGGCTCACCTTCAGCCTTACAACTGTTAGTGCTTCTGGCACTTAGGACATGCCTCAATGGGTTCTCAGCGGGTTCTCAAAGGGACGTCAATTGAGAAGGGTCAGGTTTCCGTACCCTTGAGTGATCTGGGGTTAAGAGAATGGATATGAGAAGATAGTGAGGGTATCTATGACTGAACAGTGCAAATGGCTGCAAACACCATTTCAGGATGATTATCGGTCGACTTCCCTGTTCACTGTGCCAGTGGCAGTCTTGGATGAAATTACTATTACCTACCAGTGGCAGTTAAACAAATTATTGTTCAGACACCAGCCATTgatctctcttttcttcctgAGATGTTTGTCACGTCAAACTTCACGCCTGTTTTTACAAGAGTTCTCAACTTCTCATATTGAGACATCGGCCCCCTTATTCACATCAAGACACTCACGACACATCACGACTTCGCAACTATCATGTCTAGCATCCACTGTGTCCCCCCTAACGATGGAGAGGCCTCTGAGACATCCTCTATGGTAGTTGAGACCGGCAAATCGGACAGTAACGAGCCTTCATCTACTACATCCACTGATAAAGGCGAGTCAAGCACTGTCGCTCAACCTATTCTCACCATCCGTCCCGCGCCGCGAATTGTCACTATCAATCACGTTGGAGAACTGCGATTCATCGGTATTCTCGACCCCCTCGACAGAGCAGTTGGTTACTACTTCGACAACCCTCACGAAGACTTTCTGGTCCGCAACGTCATGGCCCACTCAAACCTTGCTGTTCGAGCCGTGATCTTCCAGGGAGAACGAGGTGCAGGTAACCACGTTGCTCGAAAGCTGCTTTCACTTTATCCTGGCCAGGGAGTTAGAGAATTCCACTTCAACCTCCCTTTCCGTGTTGCAGGTCCTGCTGCGCTCAGACAGCTGAGACTCCCTCTTGGCTTCCGTCGCTGCTTTTTGGGACTGAAGTCCAAGGGTACAGTTGTGCACAAGTTGACCAAGGATGCTGAGTGTCCCCCTCCGGAGGTTAGACGGTACAATCGGATCTGGCACGCTTGGAAGCAGGAGAATGGTGCGCTTCCTGAGCGGAAATGTGATGTTGCGCTGATGGCGTGGCCGGCTATGGCGTACTGTGCTGGTGGCATGTCGTTGGAATTTGTACaggagcttgaggttgaTTCACTTGGAGGCACTGACGTGGTTATGTAAAGTGAACAGAGGCTTTTGGTAGTTTTGAAGCAGCTGGGAATTTGAATATTCTTGGTGATGCTGCCAGCAAAGTTGTCAGATCTCACCGGAGAGTAAAGGTCTGAGGGAGTGGATAAATTGGGTATTGGCAGTAAGTTTGGATACCTGATAGCGCCTGTGACTGACTAGTCAAGTCTAGATATCTGAATGAGTCAGTAAACATAGGCTTTTCACCACTAGATAGCTCAAATAAACACCCTTTCCCCTTCATTGCCCTTGATCTCATCTAAATCGTCTCTTAAACTTAACTTGACATGTGGAGCAATAAAGCTGCTGTCCAGGAACTCTAAGTTGTctgtggtgatataagctctcagccacaagtctcaactgcaaataataCATCTGGCCCTCAACTCTTACCTGAGGGATAGGATAGAGGCCTTAGGTTTCATTGCCCGGGCTCTGTGACAAGACTTATGTAACTGTGCTTTGGTGGGCGTAGCAACTTCACGACGTCTCAGAACCGTTTGGGAACCACCAAAGTCACGTCGAACATTAAATCGCAGAAGCATAGAATCCTCGAGGTTCAAGATGAATTGATCAATAGACTAAGTAACTGACTAGCACTGCGATCATGTTGCCGAAAGGCATACAGGTCTGGCCCACCCGTGATCTCTCACCCATACGAGGAAGACAACGAAATCACCCAGGTCCTCAGTGCAAAACCCTCAAAGGTTTGGTTCAACTCATTGGTGTGTCTGCATGGTTGTCCTTCCTGTCGTCTGACGCCATCCTCCATGTTGTGTCCATTCAGTCCActtcatccttgacatcaccatcatcggTATTGACGTCGCGGGCCACCAACTCATAGGAAACGAGTTTGACCTCGGCTTCCTCACGATCCAACTCGATCTGCTCCCTGTCCGCTTTGAGCGCCTTGACCCTCTTGTGAATCGACTTAAGCTCCTTTTCCATCAGTTCGGCCTGTCCTTTCTGCACTCTGCGGATGCCAagaagctgcttctcgagatcGGCGAGTCTCTTCTCCATCGTTGCACCTCTGGTGGTGCGAGTGGGGGGCGGCGGTTTGAATGGGCGACAGATGGCCTGTATTCAATAAGCTTTTGTTCTTCTGTCAAAGAAACAACAAGTACTTACAAGGTCTCGAATGCTGCTGTCCTCGGCTTCAGGCTTGACTTCGGACACTGCTTCGAATCTACCGTGACTACCAGGGACAGACGCTGCAATGAAGAGAATTTCCTGTCGCTCTTCGCTCCCGTTGCTAGGGTAGATGAACTGGTCAGCAGGGAAATCCACACCCCAATACGAAGACAACTAGTCTCGGTAGGGGCGAAGTTTCTTGTGGTCAGGCCCGTAGACACAAGCGAGGAAGAACCAGGCTGGATAGTTGATTCTGTTGCTTCCTGGGGCCTCAGCCAACGTCGCTCTATAGACTGAACAAAGAGTGATGTGCGCCACAACGCTTGTGCTCAGACTCCGAATTTCAAAGCGAACATATCTTGCAAGGTTGTTCGTGAGAAAGACGCTCATATCCTTCGTCACTTTGGCGAAGTTCTCCTTGACTCTGGGGATGACTTTCTGCATGCCGGGACTCTGGTGCTCGACGCTCTGCTGGTAGCGGTCCATGTCGCCTTGGAAATTGTCCGCGGCGCCAGGACAACTCATAAGAAACGATCCAAGCATTGTTGATTTGCTGCGAGAATGAGTTGGTAAGCAATTCTCTTCAGCTCAAAAGCTGAGTCAAACGATGTGCCTCTTTTTTGCGTCACTTGTTGTGTGCGGTAATGTTGAAGAATGAGGGtgagaggagatgatgcgGGAGTGAAGATGCAGATGAGAAGGTGGGGCACGAAGAGGCTCAGAGATCAGAGGTCAATGACGAAGTTAGCGCGTCTTGCACACTCGAGATCGACTCTTACCTTGCTCTTGAATGCTTCAAATCAAGACAGATAAGATTCCCGCAATGCCTCAAGTATCAACTCAGCAGGGTGTATAACCTCACGTCAACTCAAACACTCAATGCCCAGTTCCCAATATTGTCAATTGTCTCATAATCACATAAAAATCTATCAATCTATACCATATACATCTTCCCCTGAGAAATCAATCAGCGTAGCTTCATTCGCGACAAACTCCTCTTCCCAAGTCTGTTTCTCTGAATGTCGTCTTTCTAAACCACGTTTTGATATCGGGAGTCTATCGCGGAGTGCGTCTTGTTTGGTGTCCTTCGTTAGGTCGCCTGCTTTGGTCGTCATTCCTCGTTCAGCCGAGTTGATCTTTGTCGTTAGGCCTGGTTCAGCTGTGTCGAAATTGTGTGTTGGGCTGCCCTTGCTGTCGGCTAGGTCTTCTCTTGCATGGTAGGATTCTCCCTGCGTGTAGGCTGGTGAGGgttcgtcttcgtcgtcgaggGTCTTGGCGGGTCGTAATTTGTCGGATTTTGTGGTGATGGTTGTGTCTGGTACACGTTCACTAAGCCGTCAGCGTCCATCACTCATCATTTGGAGTGAGCAACTTACCTGTTTACACGCCAGTACGGCGACGCTTCTAACAATTCCAAATCCACAATGCCCTCCGCATCCAAAATCTTGGGAATAACATGTTCGCGACCAACGGGTATGTTTAAAATACTTCTTACAAGGCTGACGGCCTGTTCAGGCACGGGGCCAGTGACATTCGTCTCCGGGTCCGTCATGATCCACTCGAGCAGCCGACGGGGGAGCACTGTCTGTTTCAGGATTTCCCAATTCTCGTCGTCGGCGTACACGGTGAAGCCGACTGTGTCTTTGATGTCGAGACCGCCCATGGGGTTGACGGCGGTTATGAAGGCGCTGCCGGAGCGGTAGATCAGTTGTGATTGGAAGCCCGATGCGAGGCGGACTTCGGAGTGTTCGAGGGTTTCGCGGAGCCAGGATGTTGCTTTTGGTGTGGATGTTCGGGGACTTTTGAAGTGAACGGCGATGCTGGGGAGGTCAGTGGTGGAAAGGGAGTTTGGGAATGGGGGACGTACCGGAGAAGTTGATCGGCTTTTGAGGAGAGCTCGTAGGGGAGTTCGATTGATTTGAAGTTCTCGTCGGCTGGACCTTGATCCTCAACGTGCCTTGAAAGATACCGTGAGTCGAGACCAGCCCAGACGAGTAGGTTGTCAAGCATCCAAACAGTCTTTGGGTCAAAGTCCAATAGATTCAACTTCCCTGTGAAAGCCTCTTTCAAGTTCTGTCGATCGGCAACTGAAAACTCCATCGTCGAAGCACACAACAACACGCCATCCGCCGTCGAAACAGGGAAGACGTTACTCCTTGCAAACCGCTCTTTGTCGAAGATGTGACCGAACTCAGGTATCCGTTGACTCACGGCGACGAGAAGACCTCTGGCTGTGTTATCGCGCGAACAATCGGGACTCAATGATGAGACATTCATGAGGGTGTCGAAGATCAGACCGGAGTCGTTCTGTTTCACGTCGAGAAAGTTGACGAAGAAGTCGTGGAGCTCGGGGTAGTGTCTGCTCAAGTCGTTGATTTCGGGGCTCTCGAGTTTCGGTGACCATGTACAGTCGGCGGCGTTGAGCCACGTGACAGCTTCACCAGGCGcaatggcgatgatggcttTTTCAGCGAACGCGAGTCTGTTCAAGTTAGCAGTGAGATGTCATGAGTCAGGACCAACTCACTTGAGATCAGCGGCATCGTCCGGTGAGAGATCCAGTCTCATCTTATCCAACGCCCGATACAATTCATCCGTCAACCAAAGGTCCGCAGGGTCGAGTTCCGCATCGAAGTCGCGCTTCTCCAAGACATCGACGATCGTCCGATAGCTCGCATTCTGAAGCCGTAGCGTCTGTGTGTAAAACTCTCGTAATGACACGAGCTCCGACTTGCTGGCATCCCAATCTGACGGGACTGGGAAGACTGGTGACTTTGAAAGTGTGCTGGATATCTCACATGTATCTTCCAATAAGCATTCGCTGAGTGGTCTCCATATTGGGTGGACATAGACTAGCTGCTCTTTCTCAAACGTGTTCCTGGTCGCGTGAGCATGTCATCATGAATTTGATGAGTATACATACCTGACTTTTTGTTGACTCGCTGCAGGATCTTTGGAGTCTTCACACTCTGCTTGTATCCGAAGGTAGAGTTCCAGAATGCGACGGGGAAATTCAACTGTTGACGCTTTCGTTCGTCGTATCCGTACCAACATCTCGAGAAAGAAGTCTAGATCATCATGATACTTGGCAAACGCCCTGAGACACCTCCACTGCCCAAATCCCCCCTCAGATCGTATTGGCGGATCAAGTCTGAGAAACGGAAAGGGCTCTCCTTCTAGCATATATCGATTCCGGAGGTAATGCAGCTTGGGCAGCGGGATATACGAGTTCCCCAGGGGCCTGAACTTTCCATCCTGGCAGAGGACGCGTATGGCCTTGATGTCGAACATGGAGTCTGGGTTCTCCTTCGCGTAGATCTTGTCTCTCTTCCAGGCCTGCTGGAGATAGTTGAGGAACTCCTCCGGGTGCTGCTTGCTCATCTCGATGCATTTGGGCGCTACAGAGCGACCCCGCTCGCTGAACTCGAAGAGCCGGGGCTCTGAGGCTCCGAAGCCTCCATAGCTCCTGGAAGAAGTGCTGCTGGTGTCTCCACGATCGCCACGCAGTAATTGCATCGGAAACGGTGGTGTGTTTGTTATTTTCGTCAAGGTAAGGGACTCCCCAGATACAGATCTGGAGTCGGGTTGCAAGGCAAGCAgactcactcactcaccGACAAGAGCCTTTGACGTGGCACTTGGTGGAGACGGTTACAGGGGGGAGGGCGGAAAAGACTAAATTCCGATGCGCCAGCCACCAATCAGAATGTCGCCCTTCTCAATTTTCATCGCCTTATCGTGGAATGGTCTCCGCATAAGCAATTGTTGTTGTCAATTCTGCCAAATCGCTCAGACGCGGAGAGAAAGACGTGACATGGGCATTTGCTACGTCATTTCCGTAAAAATCATGATTGGTTTGCCCCTGACTTACCCTGTAACCCTCAAATGAGGATTTGTCAGCCTCTATGATATGATATTTGCGATGGACATGAAATCTGATTAAAATttcttcaatcttgacaGAACTCTAAATATTTTTTTCTCAATGGATCAGCAGGAGACAGGGGACTCTAGCGCATGACTAGGGTAGATCCGGGACACCACTAGTCAAGACAAGCTTTGCTATAGGGTGAGTGTCGGTTTTATGAGATCGCCAAGTTCAATTGCAAAGAAACTCATGAAACGGGCATAAGTAAGACCTAAGTGACTCAAGAGTGAGTTTTAAAAGTCTGCGTGAGATTTCTTCACTCAATGGTCTCATTTTTATCTCAGAACTGTGTAAACGGGATGATTGCAATAAAGATTGTTACTCAATCACTAATCAGTGTTGGTTCATCATGATTGCTGAACCACGACTAATGAGTGAGACCAACGCAACAATCTCGCAACCATCAATTAAGAAACATGGGAAAACTAAAACAGAATTAGTTTGACAACACAGACAAACTAACCACTCTCATTTTGCTCCATCTACTTCTACGTCACGAGGGTAATTATTCGCCATTTCATGTTACCCGATGACCGCACCTTGACCGACGTTTAGCCATTCCGGCCCGTCATCGCGGATGATCTCTCACATGCTTACTACCACATTGGGAGATACCGCAAGCACGCTTAACCAGCTTAAGCTTAGATCTCCACAATCACTTGGCGTATCAATCCAAAAGTAGTAGAATTGCCAACTGGGCTGTGCCAACTTCCCCGGACACGGCCGGAGACAGGCATTACGCCCTCCTAATATAAACATCAATGACtccccatcttcaaccttcaATCGTCACAATTTCAACAATGGCTACAGTTACGCAGACCGATACGAGATTGGAGACCTTTGAGCTTCGAAGCTCACCCAGCCCGACGCGGAATGTACTCGATGACACTGAACCTCCGCATTCATCGAAGCCAAGTACCGGGGAACTGCTCAAGATTCTCAGCGCTGGATTCAGTTTCTTCGTCGCTGGCGTTAACGATGGAAGTATCGGCGCTTTAGTCCCTCATATAATTCGAGATTACAATGTCACGACGGCAATCGTCTCATCAGTGTGAGCAGCCATATCCCCAGCCCAGCTCAACTCTTACTGACGATGACAGTTACGGCGCGAACTTTATGGGATGGTTCTTGGGCGCCTTCTCCAACACTCACCTCTGTCAAGTCTTCGATCTCGGGTCAATGCTTACGCTGGGTGCTGTTCTGCAAGTCATCGCTCACGCGCTCCGGTCTTGGAAGCCGCCTTTTCCtctcttcaccatcacctTCTGGCTCGCGAGTCTGGGTCAAGCATACCAAGACACGCACGGAAACACTTACGTCTCTGGAGTAAAGGGCTCTCATAGGTGGCTGGCGTTCATTCATGCGATGTACATGGCTGGTTGTCTTGTTGGACCATTTGTTGCGACTGGTGTTGCTTCTGCAGGAAGTACGTCGAGATGGTACTTGTTCTATACATTCCCACTTGGAATCGGTGTTTTGAACGTTGCTTTCGTTGTCTACGCGTTTTGGGACACTCTGAGACTGAAGAGAAAGCAACCGCCAACCGAACGTACCCTCGAGGCCGATGAATCGCCTGCATCAAGAAACGACGATGCATTTTCCTTGATAAAGGAGActctcaagaacaagaatgTCTGGCTCATtagtctcttcttcttcttcttcctcggcgcAACTCTCACAGCTAGTGGGTGGGTTGTCGAGTATTTGGTCGAGGTTCGCAACGGGGATATCAATCAGATGGGTTTCGTGCCCGCTGGATTCAGTGGAGGATCACTACTTGGGAGACTGTTTCTTGCGGAACCTACACATCGGTTTGGAGTTCGCCCAATGATATTTGCTTTCACGATTCTCAGCATCGGATTGCAAGTTTTATTTTGGCTGTGAGTCTTCCTTTGTGATGCTGGAGATCGAGCTAACGCTTGCAGGGTTCCGAACATCATCGCCgcttccatcgccatcagTCTGCTGGGCTTCTTCATGGGACCATACTTTGCCACAGTAGGTTGACTCCATAACCTCAAGCGACTCAGCTAACCAGACCAGGGTATCTCTGTCGGCTCGAAACTTTTCAATCCTCGCATCCAATCAACAGCTTTGGCATTTTTGTTTGTATTTGCGCAGCTCGGAGGCTGTCTGTTCCCAATCATCACTGGTCTCATCGCCGCCAGTGCGGGAGTCTCAATTCTTCAGCCTGTTCTTTGTGCGCTTCTGGTTGCTACGAGTGTTTCTTGGCTGTTTGTTCCGATGCCAAAGGAAGGTGATAATACGACACTGCACCAGGAGTAATTGGACTGTGGGGTCTTGCGGCGAGGACGAAGCGCAATATGCTGCTCTAGTGCTGAAtcaagaggaggagggaCCGATGGTATATGAGAGAACCCATTTGAACAGGAAACGCGAAGTAGCAATAAGGGGGTCATTACAGACACGCGAGTCGTTGACATGTGTTGGGAAATGAAACATTCGATTATTTGTAACGATTGTGAGATACAAGCTTTGtcttttcagcctcattTCTACTTCTTCACCCGACATGTCGCTGATGACATCAATCTGCCTCACCACTGTCTCTTCTGAGAAAACCACTAAACGTTCCTGTAGTAGGGTTCATTTTATACCCATCCCATTTCACGCTGACCCAGAGATATGAGACGCGCATCAAGCGACGTATTCTCAGCCAAAAGTTGATCTGCATGAGCTTCTCATATGAGAGGACAGACTCAAGCATGGCTTGCTCATCGGTCGGTGGCGCTATACTTGAGAGCAGAGTTTGTGATAGAGCTGGAGACGATGGTGACTATGTTGAGCGTGTTGTGTGTATGGTGGCTTAACTTTTGAACTGGGGGAGATGTGGGATCCTGCACGGGCCACTGACTGGGAGCTTGGGGTGACACAAGGGGGTGCCAGCTCTGACTTTGCTTCCCAAATCCGCTATGACGAATCGCAACCGAGGAGCGATCGCGGAGCGGTCGAGTATTTCACCAAGCGTCAAGGTAAACAAGACCTTCTGTACTGTGGGAATGCTACTGACGAACAACGCCAGACCTTGTTCACCACAAACGAACTCTTGCTTGCCGAACTTCACCCCGTCACCCAGCCGCTTAGCCTCCTTCGCTTGACagttcttctcctcccaACTCTCCAAGATTTGCTACAACATCAGCAAGCACGGACAAGCACAAAAGAGTCTCCAACAGCCCTCCCTCTTCGTGCGGCCACTATAACCATCCTGTCAAGCGCGCCAGGAAATACTCACCACATCTCTTTGTCTCAACAAAGGAGGAACGATGCACTGAACGTCTGGTCCACATGCGAGACAGACTCGATAGATATAAGCCATCAACTACCAACGGAATGTGGCCTCACGTCGTCGGCCCTGATGTAGCGCCAGCCAGCCAGACTCTTGAATACGACACCTCTGGCTGGAAGGCCATTGTCGATTCCATGGCGAGCGACATCAATGACGGAAACTCGGACATGTATGACAGGCAACTCAATCTGTTCATGGTCTGTGCCCGTATGTTTCGCTGTTCGCCGATTTCTCTGTTCTTGCCTCTCTTCGGTCTGTCTTGCGATGCGCCAACCTCAGACCAGACTTTGGTCGACGATGCTCCGTCTCTTTGGTCACAAACCCCAGTCCGTCAGCTCACCCAGATCTTGACGCACCCTGTCTTCAAAAGTAGGAGGGATCATTTGGCTACCATCCTTCAATATGCCGTCATCCTACGAACAAACGATCGACGACCGTGGGTCATGGCTATGCGGTTCTGAACACATGGTGGTATCCTGGAAAACCTACAAGACGAATAAACGCGTTGAAGGGGGGCGATGGATTGCCTCTCCACTCGGTCAGAGAGCTCTATCAAAATGCTCGTATAGCGAACACTCTCTGGGACTCATCTCCTCTTTCTGATCTCATGGAGCCTTTCGAAATCATCGTCAAGCAACGCGCAACCTCTGATTACGGAACCCGTTTCCACGTGGGTGTACCTCTGTATCTTTTCACAGCCGCCGACATCAATAATGTTTAGCTTGAAATCGACAACTCGGCTTGGGCTGGGATACCTGCACTTCCCAGTACAGACCTGTGCTACAAACACTCCCTGGACGCAACCGAAATGTCGGATGACGGACCCGACTTCGACCAACTCGCCGACTTTTACTGTAGATCATTGCACTTTGAGGAGCGGGAATTGCCAACTGCAT
This region includes:
- a CDS encoding major facilitator superfamily domain-containing protein, which gives rise to MATVTQTDTRLETFELRSSPSPTRNVLDDTEPPHSSKPSTGELLKILSAGFSFFVAGVNDGSIGALVPHIIRDYNVTTAIVSSVYGANFMGWFLGAFSNTHLCQVFDLGSMLTLGAVLQVIAHALRSWKPPFPLFTITFWLASLGQAYQDTHGNTYVSGVKGSHRWLAFIHAMYMAGCLVGPFVATGVASAGSTSRWYLFYTFPLGIGVLNVAFVVYAFWDTLRLKRKQPPTERTLEADESPASRNDDAFSLIKETLKNKNVWLISLFFFFFLGATLTASGWVVEYLVEVRNGDINQMGFVPAGFSGGSLLGRLFLAEPTHRFGVRPMIFAFTILSIGLQVLFWLVPNIIAASIAISLLGFFMGPYFATGISVGSKLFNPRIQSTALAFLFVFAQLGGCLFPIITGLIAASAGVSILQPVLCALLVATSVSWLFVPMPKEDSSMACSSVGGAILESRVCDRAGDDGDYVERVMWDPARATDWELGVTQGGASSDFASQIRYDESQPRSDRGAVEYFTKRQASTDKHKRVSNSPPSSCGHYNHPVKRARKYSPHLFVSTKEERCTERLVHMRDRLDRYKPSTTNGMWPHVVGPDVAPASQTLEYDTSGWKAIVDSMASDINDGNSDMYDRQLNLFMVCAPNTLWDSSPLSDLMEPFEIIVKQRATSDYGTRFHLEIDNSAWAGIPALPSTDLCYKHSLDATEMSDDGPDFDQLADFYCRSLHFEERELPTALREMPIHYYLWQLGQKVTSLSPRNLRGVFVGADFVDEVLKKYTILK